In one window of Erinaceus europaeus chromosome 17, mEriEur2.1, whole genome shotgun sequence DNA:
- the LOC103109604 gene encoding olfactory receptor 1165-like, which translates to MVRTDRNQSSVTRFILLGFSDYPHLQAALFLVFLVVYTITLVGNLGIILVVRINPKLQTPMYFFLRHLSFLDICYSTVFTPKLLETLVMEDRSISFKACMVQFYFVCAFVITEMFMLAVMAYDRFVAVCNPLLYTVAMSRKLCALLVAGTYTWGGLCSLTITYSLLTLTYCGPNIINHFSCEYSAVLSLSCSDPSFSQIVCFVISTFNETTSLLIILTSYVFIVVTIVKMPSTGGLRKAFSTCASHLTAITIFHGIILLLYCVPNSKSSWLFIKVATVFFTVMIPMLNPLIYSLRNKDVKDTVRNVINSKLLSQSMQSRHRH; encoded by the coding sequence ATGGTACGGACCGACAGAAACCAAAGCTCTGTGACCAGGTTCATCCTTCTGGGCTTCTCAGACTACCCCCATCTCCAGGCAGCCCTCTTCCTTGTCTTCTTGGTGGTCTACACAATCACCTTGGTGGGGAACCTGGGTATAATTCTGGTTGTGAGGATCAACCCCAAACTGCAAACACCTATGTACTTTTTTCTCAGACACCTCTCCTTTTTGGATATTTGCTATTCCACCGTCTTTACACCCAAGCTGCTAGAAACCTTGGTCATGGAAGACAGATCTATCTCCTTCAAAGCTTGCATGGTACAATTTTACTTCGTCTGTGCCTTTGTGATCACAGAGATGTTTATGTTGGCAGTGATGGCCTATGACCGTTTTGTAGCTGTCtgtaacccactgctctacacaGTTGCTATGTCCCGTAAGCTCTGTGCACTCCTGGTAGCTGGGACCTACACGTGGGGAGGCTTATGCTCCTTGACAATCACCTACTCTCTTTTGACGCTAACGTACTGTGGTCCCAATATCATAAATCACTTTAGCTGTGAGTATTCTGCTGTTCTGTCTTTATCCTGTTCTGATCCTTCCTTTAGTCAGATTGTGTGTTTTGTCATTTCTACGTTCAATGAAACGACTAGCCTCCTGATTATCCTCACCTCCTATGTCTTCATCGTGGTCACAATTGTCAAGATGCCCTCTACCGGTGGTCTCCGGAAGGCCTTCTCCACCTGTGCCTCCCACCTCACTGCCATCACCATCTTCCATGGGATCATCCTACTTCTCTACTGTGTGCCCAACTCCAAGAGCTCATGGCTTTTCATCAAAGTGGCCACTGTGTTTTTCACTGTCATGATCCCCATGTTGAACCCTCTAATCTACAGTCTCAGGAACAAAGATGTCAAAGATACAGTCAGGAATGTCATCAACTCCAAGCTACTTTCTCAGTCAATGCAATCCAGACACAGGCATTAA